From Triticum urartu cultivar G1812 chromosome 2, Tu2.1, whole genome shotgun sequence, a single genomic window includes:
- the LOC125536738 gene encoding FK506-binding protein 5-like isoform X1, with protein sequence MEALQSEPETELVEETPQREIELGTELQVTGEMEALQSEPEAELVEETPQMEIELGTELQVAGEIEAPQSEPETELVEETPQMEIELGTELQVAGEMEAPQTEHESELVEETPQIEIEAADGDPTRDEEELPAWYQIFDLNVDGTRESCEVTEIPGDPPEEHASDSLPDLVGQMSQQAYSDPPDTQVQDKRADENQQFEDDQVLLNQGIVMHDLDRNYQNSEQMLINQIADEHGQGDQQQEGEQMLLNNEETMLKQDGEEQVENEQFLPDRAADVNHQIKEEQMLLDHVTVVHDLDHCDLNGEQMLLTDDSVNKSAVDGGQLKDGQMDRAAKRQATLRSLDNGQMMIPIINLDDDDDDDDYAEQPGTREFLEPKSDALHVDNFLPERMCSQDEQAASFPDHQTNIPASSSSVPPHSGNRWTGMGAVNAQGIPSDDGILYGGAFDKIPLEVINVWDLPSSELGKS encoded by the exons ATGGAGGCTCTGCAAAGTGAACCTGAAACTGAACTTGTTGAGGAAACTCCACAAAGGGAAATTGAGCTTGGAACTGAACTTCAAGTGACAGGTGAAATGGAGGCTCTGCAAAGTGAACCTGAAgctgaacttgtcgaggaaactcCACAAATGGAAATTGAGCTTGGAACTGAACTTCAAGTGGCAGGTGAAATAGAGGCTCCGCAAAGTGAACCTGAAactgaacttgtcgaggaaactcCACAAATGGAAATTGAGCTTGGAACTGAACTTCAAGTGGCAGGTGAAATGGAGGCTCCGCAAACTGAACATGAAtctgaacttgtcgaggaaactcCACAAATTGAAATTGAAGCTGCTGATGGTGATCCTACTAGAGATGAAGAAGAGCTGCCGGCTTGGTATCAAATTTTTGACCTCAATGTCGACGGAACTCGTGAGAGCTGTGAAGTGACTGAGATTCCCGGTGATCCTCCTGAAGAACATGCTTCTGATTCTCTGCCTGATTTAGTTGGTCAGATGAGTCAGCAAGCATACTCTGATCCTCCAGATACTCAAGTTCAAGATAAACGTGCAGATGAAAACCAACAGTTCGAGGATGATCAGGTGCTTCTAAATCAGGGTATTGTCATGCATGATTTGGATAGGAACTACCAGAACAGCGAGCAGATGCTTATAAATCAGATAGCCGATGAGCATGGACAGGGTGATCAACAGCAGGAGGGCGAGCAAATGCTTTTAAACAATGAGGAAACAATGCTAAAGCAAGATGGGGAGGAGCAGGTGGAGAATGAGCAATTCCTACCTGATCGTGCTGCAGACGTTAATCACCAGATAAAGGAGGAACAAATGCTTCTAGATCATGTTACAGTTGTGCATGACTTGGATCATTGTGATCTGAACGGTGAACAGATGCTACTAACAGATGATTCAGTTAATAAATCTGCAGTTGATGGGGGCCAGTTGAAGGATGGGCAAATGGACCGGGCTGCAAAGAGACAAGCTACACTTCGCAGCCTGGACAATGGCCAAATGATGATTCCTATAATTAATTtggatgacgacgacgatgatgatgattatgcagaGCAGCCTGGTACCAGAGAGTTCTTAGAACCCAA AAGTGATGCCTTACACGTGGATAATTTTCTGCCAGAACGTATGTGTTCTCAAGACGAGCAAGCCGCAAGCTTTCCTGACCATCAGACTAACATCCCAGCATCTTCTTCATCGGTTCCACCACATTCCGGGAATAGGTGGACTGGGATGGGAGCTGTCAATGCACAG GGAATTCCCAGTGATGATGGCATCCTATATGGTGGTGCGTTTGACAAGATACCATTAG AAGTGATCAACGTGTGGGACCTGCCGTCATCCGAGCTGGGGAAGTCCTGA
- the LOC125536738 gene encoding FK506-binding protein 5-like isoform X2 produces MEALQSEPETELVEETPQREIELGTELQVTGEMEALQSEPEAELVEETPQMEIELGTELQVAGEIEAPQSEPETELVEETPQMEIELGTELQVAGEMEAPQTEHESELVEETPQIEIEAADGDPTRDEEELPAWYQIFDLNVDGTRESCEVTEIPGDPPEEHASDSLPDLVGQMSQQAYSDPPDTQVQDKRADENQQFEDDQVLLNQGIVMHDLDRNYQNSEQMLINQIADEHGQGDQQQEGEQMLLNNEETMLKQDGEEQVENEQFLPDRAADVNHQIKEEQMLLDHVTVVHDLDHCDLNGEQMLLTDDSVNKSAVDGGQLKDGQMDRAAKRQATLRSLDNGQMMIPIINLDDDDDDDDYAEQPGTREFLEPKSDALHVDNFLPERMCSQDEQAASFPDHQTNIPASSSSVPPHSGNRWTGMGAVNAQGIPSDDGILYGGAFDKIPLVINVWDLPSSELGKS; encoded by the exons ATGGAGGCTCTGCAAAGTGAACCTGAAACTGAACTTGTTGAGGAAACTCCACAAAGGGAAATTGAGCTTGGAACTGAACTTCAAGTGACAGGTGAAATGGAGGCTCTGCAAAGTGAACCTGAAgctgaacttgtcgaggaaactcCACAAATGGAAATTGAGCTTGGAACTGAACTTCAAGTGGCAGGTGAAATAGAGGCTCCGCAAAGTGAACCTGAAactgaacttgtcgaggaaactcCACAAATGGAAATTGAGCTTGGAACTGAACTTCAAGTGGCAGGTGAAATGGAGGCTCCGCAAACTGAACATGAAtctgaacttgtcgaggaaactcCACAAATTGAAATTGAAGCTGCTGATGGTGATCCTACTAGAGATGAAGAAGAGCTGCCGGCTTGGTATCAAATTTTTGACCTCAATGTCGACGGAACTCGTGAGAGCTGTGAAGTGACTGAGATTCCCGGTGATCCTCCTGAAGAACATGCTTCTGATTCTCTGCCTGATTTAGTTGGTCAGATGAGTCAGCAAGCATACTCTGATCCTCCAGATACTCAAGTTCAAGATAAACGTGCAGATGAAAACCAACAGTTCGAGGATGATCAGGTGCTTCTAAATCAGGGTATTGTCATGCATGATTTGGATAGGAACTACCAGAACAGCGAGCAGATGCTTATAAATCAGATAGCCGATGAGCATGGACAGGGTGATCAACAGCAGGAGGGCGAGCAAATGCTTTTAAACAATGAGGAAACAATGCTAAAGCAAGATGGGGAGGAGCAGGTGGAGAATGAGCAATTCCTACCTGATCGTGCTGCAGACGTTAATCACCAGATAAAGGAGGAACAAATGCTTCTAGATCATGTTACAGTTGTGCATGACTTGGATCATTGTGATCTGAACGGTGAACAGATGCTACTAACAGATGATTCAGTTAATAAATCTGCAGTTGATGGGGGCCAGTTGAAGGATGGGCAAATGGACCGGGCTGCAAAGAGACAAGCTACACTTCGCAGCCTGGACAATGGCCAAATGATGATTCCTATAATTAATTtggatgacgacgacgatgatgatgattatgcagaGCAGCCTGGTACCAGAGAGTTCTTAGAACCCAA AAGTGATGCCTTACACGTGGATAATTTTCTGCCAGAACGTATGTGTTCTCAAGACGAGCAAGCCGCAAGCTTTCCTGACCATCAGACTAACATCCCAGCATCTTCTTCATCGGTTCCACCACATTCCGGGAATAGGTGGACTGGGATGGGAGCTGTCAATGCACAG GGAATTCCCAGTGATGATGGCATCCTATATGGTGGTGCGTTTGACAAGATACCATTAG TGATCAACGTGTGGGACCTGCCGTCATCCGAGCTGGGGAAGTCCTGA